From a single Rutidosis leptorrhynchoides isolate AG116_Rl617_1_P2 chromosome 5, CSIRO_AGI_Rlap_v1, whole genome shotgun sequence genomic region:
- the LOC139849508 gene encoding uncharacterized protein produces the protein MRINIFNSLHAPSVHECYQVDVIDEQVEKHTSHLITNDSVEVFCLGDEEDVECEEVKAVELAIASTMDSRLPPWTHKYEPLPKSIDTNTKPSLELPPTLELKPLPSHLKYVFLDTNGTLPVIIASDLTGVQEKALMEVLHKYKAAVGWTIADLKGISTSVCMHRIVTDPEVKPAHDTQRRLNPNMQEVVKKEVLKWLDVGIIFPISDSQWVSPTQTVPKKAGITVMETEEGEKITTRPVTGWQWRTETNLVLSWEKSHFMVREGVVLGYIVSEQGFEVDRARFIKDFSAISKPLCNLLLKDAPFDFNDQCKEAFSTLKLKLTEPPILQSPDWTKPFEIMCDASYYIAGAVLGQRVDRKLVVIYYASKTFSDAQINYTTTEKELLAVVFTLDKFRSYLWGSKVVVFSDHSALRYLLEKKESKPRLIRWILLLQEFDLEIRDKKGIQNVVADHLSRIPPPPFDHAKPIHENFPDECLFSIVQVPWFAHIVNYLVTKKVPEHWNKHKKDYVFLQVKHYIWEDPVLYQIGPDQIIRRYFIGPFPSSFGFEYILVAIDYVSKWVEAEATRTNDHKVVLKFVKKNIFCRHGVPKAIISDGGSHFKNSHFAKLLRDYGVNHRIATPYHPQTSGQVEVSNRELKRILEKTACHLPVEIEHRAEWAIEQVNMNMDEAGKARKLDLSELDELRRDAYESSKIYKEKTKAFHDKQIVAGKLKSKWNGPYVVTKVTSHGVIEIQDPKGGEPFLVNGQRLKIALNTSLEKSKVVETVHFVPMKVHQLRTIRVNELGNHISKESIDAWLDQNVTISHMPNCDVWVDDGRFDDVPEDAVTEVISDECFDEFDKKLSLEEDAKGRPEILYQEEDPGKIFFELSFIGILPHLVSNHQEFKVIADSGSSINIMSYEMYK, from the exons ATGAGGATTAATATCTTTAATTCTCTTCACGCCCCAAGTGTCCATGAATGCTACCAGGTAGATGTGATTGATGAACAAGTTGAAAAGCATACTTCTCATTTGATAACAAATGACTCTGTGGAAGTATTTTGTTTAggtgatgaagaagatgttgaatgTGAAGAGGTTAAGGCGGTTGAATTGGCCATAGCAAGTACAATGGACTCTAGGTTACCACCTTGGACTCATAAATATGAGCCATTACCCAAGTCCATAGACACCAACACAaaaccttcgctagagttaccaccGACCCTCGAGCTAAAACCATTACCTTCCCATTTAAAGTATGTGTTTTTAGATACTAACGGCACTTTGCCAGTTATTATTGCTTCAGATCTGACAGGTGTGCAGGAAAAAGCTTTAATGGAGGTGCTTCACAAGTACAAGGCTGCGGTGGGTTGGACTATAGCTGATTTGAAAGGGATAAGTACCTCAGTGTGCATGCATCGTATAGTTACAGATCCGGAGGTTAAACCCGCTCATGACACGCAACGCAGGTTAAATCCGAACATGCAGGAAGTTGTAAAGAAGGAGGTTCTTAAGTGGTTGGATGTGGGGATTATTTTCCCTATTTCAGATAGTCAGTGGGTAAGCCCCACGCAAACAGTGCCAAAGAAAGCTGGGATCACAGTCATGGAAACTGAAGAAGGAGAAAAGATCACAACCCGTCCTGTGACGGGTTGGCAG TGGCGCACCGAGACCAATCTTGTCCTTAGTTGGGAAAAGAGCCATTTTATGGTGAGGGAAGGGGTGGTCTTGGGATACATTGTGTCTGAACAGGGATTTGAAGTAGATAGGGCAAG gtttatcaaagattttagtGCAATTTCTAAACCATTGTGTAACTTGTTGTTAAAAGATGCACCGTTTGACTTTAATGACCAATGTAAGGAGGCCTTTAGCACCCTTAAGCTTAAGTTGACCGAACCACCCATTTTGCAATCACCCGATTGGACTAAaccatttgaaatcatgtgtgatgcaagcTACTACATAGCTGGGGCTGTTTTAGGGCAAAGGGTTGATAGGAAACTGGTAGTtatatactatgctagtaagacttttTCGGATGCCCAAATAAACTATACCACAACCGAGAAGGAGTTACTAGCAGTAGTGTTTACCTTAGACAAATTTAGATCATATTTGTGGGGGTCTAAGGTAGTTGTTTTCTCGGACCATAGTGCCTTAAGGTACTTACTAGAGAAAAAAGAGTCTAAGCCTAGATTAATAAGGTGGATCTTGTTGCTACAAGAGTTTGATTTGGAAATAAGGGATAAGAAGGGTATACAGAATGTGGTAGCCGACCATTTGTCTAGAATTCCCCCGCCACCATTTGACCATGCTAAACCAATCCACGAGAATTTCCCGGACGAGTGTTTGTTTAGTATTGTGCAGGTACCTTGGTTTGCTCATATTGTTAACTATTTGGTGACTAAAAAAGTACCGGAGCATTGGAACAAGCACAAGAAGGATTATGTTTTCTTGCAGGTTAAGCATTACATTTGGGAGGACCCGGTTCTTTATCAAATTGGACCCGACCAAATCATAAGGAGAT ATTTTATAGGACCTTTTCCATCGTCTTTCGGGTTTGAGTACATAttagtagccattgattatgtctcCAAATGGGTGGAGGCTGAGGCTACTCGGACTAATGACCACAAAGTTGTCCTAAAGtttgttaagaaaaatattttttgtCGTCACGGTGTACCTAAGGCCATAATTAGTGATGGGGGTTCACACTTTAAGAACTCACATTTTGCTAAACTTTTAAGGGATTATGGGGTAAATCACCGAATTGCTACGCCttaccatccccaaacaagtgggcaagtggaaGTATCTAATAGGGAATTAAAAAGGATTTTAGAAAAAACC gcatgtcacttaCCTGTTGAAATTGAGCATCGTGCAGAGTGGGCTATTGAACAGGTGAACATGAACATGGATGAGGCAGGAAAAGCAAGAAAGTTAGACCTATCGGAGCTAGATGAATTGAGACGCGATGCTTATGAAAGTTCAAAAATCtacaaagagaaaacgaaagcatttcATGATAAGCAAATT GTTGCGGGGAAATTGAAAAGTAAATGGAATGGGCCGTATGTTGTCACTAAGGTTACTTCGCATGGGGTGATTGAGATACAAGATCCAAAAGGCGGAGAACCATTCTTAGTTAATGGGCAACGGTTAAAAATCGCTTTAAATACATCACTTGAAAAGTCCAAAGTAGTTGAAACGGTTCACTTTGTGCCCATGAAAGTCCATCAACTTAGAACAATTCGGGTGAACGAATTGGGGAATCATATTAGTAAAGAGAGTATTGATGCGTGGCTTGATCAAAATGTTACTATTAGTCATATGCCCAATTGTGATGTGTGGGTTGATGATGGGCGATTTGATGATGTACCCGAGGACGCGGTAACCGAGGTTATTTCGGATGAATGTTTTGATGAGTTCGATAAAAAGTTGTCATTGGAAGAAGATGCCAAGGGAAGGCCGGAGATTCTTTATCAAGAAGAAGATCCGGGTAAAATATTTTTCGAATTAAGTTTCATTGGAATATTACCTCACCTTGTTAGCAATCACCAAGAATTCAAAGTGATTGCCGATTCAGGATCATCCATCAATATCATGTCATATGAAATGTACAAATGA